A genomic window from Elaeis guineensis isolate ETL-2024a chromosome 3, EG11, whole genome shotgun sequence includes:
- the LOC105041935 gene encoding small heat shock protein, chloroplastic gives MAARRAPVFKLLEKLRVSPIRSASATPRSFSTETRDLAESARTLDIDRRHNYSPVPLPRRRRRRGGRRPGDFLSSFFSDAFDPFDPTWSLMDQMVESSFTAERPGWDVREDENALYLRMEMPGLGKEDVRVKVEQNTLVIKGESPEEEEWEGEEEESGRRRYSSRIDLPPNLYKIEDIKAEMKNGVLKVVVPKVKDEERQDVFLVPIQ, from the exons ATGGCCGCCAGGAGAGCCCCCGTCTTCAAGCTCCTCGAGAAGCTCCGCGTCTCTCCCATCCGTTCCGCCTCCGCCACCCCCCGATCCTTCTCCACCGAGACCCGCGACCTCGCCGAGTCTGCGAGAACCCTCGACATCGACCGCCGCCACAACTACTCCCCCGTTCCACtcccccgccgccgccgccgccgcggcGGTCGCCGCCCGGGCGATTTCCTCTCCAGCTTCTTCTCCG ATGCGTTCGATCCGTTCGACCCGACGTGGAGTCTGATGGACCAGATGGTGGAGAGCTCGTTCACGGCGGAGCGGCCGGGTTGGGACGTGAGAGAGGACGAGAACGCGCTGTATCTGAGGATGGAAATGCCGGGGCTGGGGAAGGAGGACGTGAGGGTGAAGGTGGAGCAGAACACGCTGGTGATAAAGGGGGAGAGCCCGGAAGAGGAAGAATGggagggagaagaggaggagagtGGGCGGAGGAGGTACAGCAGCCGGATCGATCTGCCGCCGAATTTGTACAAGATAGAGGACATCAAGGCGGAGATGAAGAATGGGGTGCTCAAGGTGGTGGTGCCCAAAGTGAAGGACGAGGAGCGCCAGGACGTGTTCCTGGTCCCGATACAGTGA
- the LOC105041934 gene encoding ras-related protein Rab11D — MAAVGEKIDYVFKVVLIGDSAVGKSQILARFARDEFSLDSKATIGVEFQTRTLVIQHKSVKAQIWDTAGQERYRAVTSAYYRGAVGALLVYDITKRQSFDHIPRWLEELRSHADKNIVIMLVGNKSDLEDQRAVSTEDASEFAQKENLFFLETSALEARNVETAFQTVLTEIFNIINKKTVVSDPQGNGNAPTLSGKKIVIPGPAQEIPKNKMCCQTS, encoded by the exons ATGGCGGCTGTCGGTGAGAAGATCGACTACGTGTTCAAGGTGGTGCTCATCGGAGACTCGGCGGTTGGGAAGTCTCAGATCTTGGCCCGCTTTGCGCGCGATGAGTTCAGCCTCGACTCCAAGGCCACTATCGGGGTCGAGTTCCAGACCCGGACCCTTGTCATCCAGCACAAGAGCGTCAAGGCCCAGATCTGGGACACCGCTGGCCAAGAAAG GTATAGGGCCGTCACAAGTGCTTACTATCGAGGCGCTGTAGGGGCTTTGCTGGTCTACGACATAACCAAGCGTCAGAGCTTTGACCACATACCACGGTGGCTTGAGGAGCTGCGAAGTCATGCTGACAAGAACATTGTGATCATGCTGGTGGGCAACAAGAGTGATCTTGAGGACCAGAGGGCTGTGTCCACAGAAGATGCCAGCGAGTTTGCGCAGAAGGAAAACCTTTTCTTCCTGGAAACGTCGGCACTGGAAGCTAGAAATGTGGAGACTGCTTTCCAAACTGTTCTGACTGAGATTTTCAACATCATCAACAAGAAGACCGTCGTTTCTGACCCTCAAGGCAATGGCAATGCACCAACACTATCTGGAAAAAAGATCGTCATCCCTGGACCAGCACAGGAGATTCCGAAGAATAAGATGTGCTGTCAGACATCTTGA